From Streptomyces sp. NBC_00370, a single genomic window includes:
- a CDS encoding mandelate racemase/muconate lactonizing enzyme family protein: MRITGVETLLRGPLALVRVRTDEGLEGIGQCAPYEAANTVRVLHSMVAPLFLGRDPWDVEALADTCLRTHYKFPSSFLHRALAGVETALWDILGKAAGRPVSKLLGGHARDTVPMYASSMRRDISPEAEAERLASFVAGQGFRAVKIRVGEAMGRDTDAAPGRTERIVPLTRQVLGDGVDLSADANGGFSVGRAIRVGRMLEEYGYFHYEEPVPFAEIEQSARVAAALDIPVSGGEQDLSIPQFNRMIGGGAVDIVQPDIGYIGGVSRARKVAVLAEAAGIPCTPHCANDSLLQVFSLHLAVAMPSCSQYQEWSIETTPWSEGVYEPVLRVTDGQVAAPTAPGWGVELVPSFVREAVSETSGV; the protein is encoded by the coding sequence GTGAGGATCACCGGCGTCGAGACACTGCTGCGGGGCCCGCTCGCGCTGGTGCGCGTGCGGACCGACGAGGGCCTGGAGGGCATCGGCCAGTGCGCGCCGTACGAGGCGGCGAACACCGTGCGCGTCCTGCACTCGATGGTGGCGCCGCTGTTCCTCGGGCGCGACCCGTGGGACGTGGAGGCCCTGGCCGACACGTGTCTGCGGACCCACTACAAGTTCCCCAGCAGCTTTCTGCACCGGGCGCTCGCCGGTGTCGAGACGGCCCTGTGGGACATCCTCGGCAAGGCGGCGGGCCGGCCGGTCAGCAAGCTGCTCGGCGGCCACGCCAGGGACACCGTGCCGATGTACGCGTCCAGCATGCGGCGCGACATCAGCCCGGAGGCGGAGGCCGAACGGCTCGCCTCGTTCGTCGCCGGGCAGGGGTTCCGCGCCGTCAAGATCCGGGTGGGCGAGGCGATGGGCCGGGACACCGACGCGGCGCCGGGACGTACCGAACGGATCGTCCCGCTGACCCGTCAGGTGCTGGGCGACGGGGTCGACCTGTCGGCCGACGCCAACGGCGGCTTCTCGGTGGGCCGGGCGATCCGGGTCGGCCGGATGCTGGAGGAGTACGGCTACTTCCACTACGAGGAGCCGGTCCCGTTCGCCGAGATCGAGCAGAGCGCACGGGTGGCCGCAGCGCTGGACATCCCGGTCTCCGGTGGTGAACAGGACCTGTCGATACCGCAGTTCAACCGGATGATCGGCGGCGGCGCGGTGGACATCGTGCAGCCGGACATCGGCTACATCGGCGGTGTCTCGCGGGCCCGCAAGGTCGCCGTACTGGCGGAGGCCGCCGGCATCCCCTGCACGCCGCACTGCGCCAACGACTCGCTGCTGCAGGTGTTCTCGCTGCATCTGGCGGTCGCGATGCCGTCCTGCTCGCAGTACCAGGAGTGGAGCATCGAGACCACTCCGTGGTCCGAGGGCGTCTACGAGCCGGTACTGCGGGTGACGGACGGTCAGGTCGCGGCACCGACCGCGCCCGGCTGGGGAGTTGAGCTGGTGCCGTCGTTCGTGCGCGAGGCGGTCAGCGAGACGTCGGGCGTCTGA
- a CDS encoding glycoside hydrolase family 5 protein: MNDASVMIHVEGGHLATAAGDPVRLRGVGLGGWMNMENFITGYPATEDLQRKALRKVLGQEAYDAFFDRFLDVFFTDADAALLAEAGMNCVRLPFNYRHFEDDDRPMELKEAGFALLDRAIDICARHGLYAVLDLHAAPGFHNQRWHSDNPTHRSFFWTHRHFQDRVVHLWEALADRYKDNPWVAGYNPLNEPADSDGEVIGPFYERLHKAIRAVDPGHVIFLDGNRHATEFDLFSDPWPNTVYTVHDYALSGFADSGEYPGVSRGQYVDRGYLESRFLKRSEYMRSTGTPIWVGEFGPVYSGDPVRDAHRYRTLGDQLEIYDEHGAGWSLWTYKDIGLQGVTHLPPDSPYLARISGVLEKKARLGVDVWGGVDTGVRHILDPLEATVAEEFPDFDPLPFGPQQWIHVLVRHILLAEPMVDDYARCFAGLDADQMRALADCFAVDRCTVRSPLVDVLREHL, translated from the coding sequence ATGAACGATGCATCCGTGATGATCCATGTCGAGGGCGGCCACCTCGCCACAGCGGCGGGGGATCCGGTCAGACTGCGCGGGGTCGGTCTCGGCGGGTGGATGAACATGGAGAACTTCATCACCGGCTACCCGGCGACCGAGGACCTCCAGCGCAAGGCGCTGCGCAAGGTACTCGGACAGGAGGCGTACGACGCCTTCTTCGACCGGTTCCTCGATGTCTTCTTCACCGACGCCGACGCCGCGCTGCTCGCGGAGGCGGGGATGAACTGCGTCCGGCTGCCCTTCAACTACCGGCACTTCGAGGACGACGACCGTCCGATGGAGCTGAAGGAGGCGGGCTTCGCGCTGCTCGACCGGGCGATCGACATCTGCGCGCGGCACGGTCTGTACGCGGTGCTCGACCTGCACGCGGCGCCCGGCTTCCACAACCAGCGCTGGCACAGCGACAATCCGACCCACCGGTCGTTCTTCTGGACCCACCGGCACTTCCAGGACCGGGTGGTGCATCTGTGGGAGGCGCTGGCCGACCGCTACAAGGACAATCCGTGGGTCGCGGGCTACAACCCGCTGAACGAGCCCGCCGATTCGGACGGCGAGGTCATCGGCCCGTTCTACGAGCGGCTGCACAAGGCGATCAGGGCCGTCGACCCCGGCCATGTCATCTTCCTGGACGGCAACCGGCACGCCACCGAGTTCGACCTGTTCAGCGACCCGTGGCCGAACACCGTGTACACGGTGCACGACTACGCGCTCTCCGGCTTCGCCGACAGCGGCGAGTACCCCGGGGTCTCGCGGGGCCAGTACGTGGACCGGGGCTATCTGGAGAGCAGGTTCCTCAAGCGCTCCGAGTACATGCGCTCCACCGGAACCCCCATCTGGGTGGGCGAGTTCGGCCCGGTCTACTCCGGCGACCCGGTGCGTGACGCGCACCGCTACCGGACGCTCGGCGACCAGCTGGAGATATACGACGAGCACGGCGCCGGCTGGAGCCTGTGGACGTACAAGGACATCGGGCTGCAGGGCGTGACGCATCTGCCCCCGGACTCGCCCTACTTGGCGCGGATCTCCGGGGTGCTGGAGAAAAAGGCCCGGCTCGGGGTCGACGTGTGGGGCGGGGTCGACACGGGCGTACGGCACATCCTCGACCCGCTGGAGGCCACGGTCGCCGAGGAGTTCCCCGACTTCGACCCGCTGCCCTTCGGACCGCAGCAGTGGATCCATGTGCTGGTACGCCACATCCTGCTCGCCGAGCCGATGGTCGATGACTACGCGCGCTGCTTCGCGGGGCTCGACGCCGACCAGATGCGGGCACTGGCCGACTGCTTCGCCGTGGACAGATGCACCGTCCGCTCGCCGCTCGTCGACGTCCTGCGGGAGCACCTGTGA